From Bradyrhizobium symbiodeficiens, the proteins below share one genomic window:
- a CDS encoding alkylhydroperoxidase domain protein, with amino-acid sequence MSATVNPPVAFTQDELGWVSWIDPLPEAELTERHYAGLVDRSRAKSEYFRLLVRDPEVLEARTKTDKDIFYNVVDGLPRAERELAAAATSRYNGCIYCASVHARFASTYSKRRDDVQRLLDEGVKADLGERWNAVVKASVALASTPIAFGPANIAELRRAGLDDAEIVDVINGASFFNWANRLMLSLGEPSK; translated from the coding sequence ATGAGCGCCACCGTCAATCCACCCGTCGCTTTTACCCAGGACGAGCTCGGCTGGGTCTCCTGGATCGATCCGCTCCCCGAGGCGGAACTGACCGAGCGGCATTACGCGGGCCTGGTCGATCGCTCCCGCGCCAAGTCGGAATATTTCCGCCTGCTTGTGCGCGATCCCGAAGTGCTGGAAGCCCGTACCAAGACCGACAAGGACATCTTCTATAACGTCGTCGACGGCCTGCCGCGCGCCGAGCGCGAACTCGCGGCGGCCGCGACCTCGCGCTACAACGGCTGCATCTATTGCGCCTCGGTGCATGCGCGCTTCGCCAGCACCTATTCCAAGCGCCGCGACGACGTGCAACGCCTGCTCGATGAAGGGGTCAAGGCCGATCTCGGCGAGCGCTGGAATGCCGTGGTCAAGGCCTCGGTCGCATTGGCCTCGACCCCGATCGCGTTCGGCCCTGCCAATATTGCGGAACTGCGCCGCGCCGGTCTCGACGACGCCGAGATCGTCGACGTCATCAACGGCGCCTCGTTCTTCAATTGGGCGAACCGGCTGATGCTGTCGCTCGGCGAGCCCTCGAAATAG
- a CDS encoding CMD domain protein, translated as MMSTQDIIDTLAGIEPGSALDAVRARRLQARENAQKSYLSLFEPIDAGDVSLLERAAVAAFVTGLHGESPVATFYREKLAASAGGAALLGAIDAEIARGKTSGPYGSYPAGPLSVENTAGLIYRVSAASKPALGARLAAALEHAHLLVFRPRDAAAADMKALLDAGWSATGIVTFSQLVAFLSFQVRVVSGLRTLAAVNA; from the coding sequence ATGATGAGTACGCAGGATATCATCGACACACTCGCCGGGATTGAGCCGGGCTCGGCTCTGGACGCCGTCCGCGCCCGCCGCCTGCAGGCGCGTGAGAACGCGCAGAAGAGCTATCTCTCCCTGTTCGAGCCGATCGACGCCGGCGATGTCTCGCTGCTCGAACGCGCCGCGGTGGCCGCCTTCGTGACCGGACTGCATGGCGAGTCCCCGGTTGCCACCTTCTATCGCGAGAAGCTCGCGGCGAGCGCGGGCGGCGCGGCTCTGCTTGGAGCGATCGACGCCGAGATCGCGCGCGGCAAGACCTCGGGTCCCTATGGCTCGTATCCCGCGGGCCCGTTATCGGTCGAGAACACTGCCGGCCTGATCTATCGCGTGAGCGCCGCGAGCAAGCCGGCGCTTGGTGCGAGGCTCGCAGCTGCGCTCGAACATGCGCATCTGCTGGTGTTCCGTCCTCGCGATGCGGCCGCCGCCGACATGAAGGCCCTGCTCGACGCCGGCTGGTCGGCTACCGGCATCGTCACGTTCTCGCAGCTCGTCGCGTTCCTGTCGTTCCAGGTGCGTGTCGTCAGCGGCTTGCGCACGCTCGCCGCCGTGAACGCATAA
- a CDS encoding putative FMN-dependent luciferase-like monooxygenase: MKRFANLKRLGFFTRLLDEAPPAERYRFAAEQIVHAEKAGLDSAWIAQHHFHEREGGLPSPFTFLGYVAAQTSRIRLGTGIVTLPLENAVRVAEDAAVLDLLCNGRFELGVGTGGNPSAFAAFGLDSAQRNDIFARNLEVVRTALVGKPLEGGDTIYPQRPQLDKRIWQATFSVAGGARAGKAGDGLLLSRTQPRTKEAPKATLAEIQNPVIDAYLEALPKGAEPRIMASRSVFVADDHREALRLADIGLRRALPQFMKGGHLPPGETLEEMIQAFDTHVGDADHVITSLRADATLERVTDLVFQVHSVDAPHPHVLRSIDLVAEKVAPALGWIRTAPDVALAG; encoded by the coding sequence ATGAAACGCTTTGCAAATCTGAAACGCCTGGGATTTTTCACGCGGCTTTTGGACGAGGCCCCGCCCGCCGAGCGCTATCGCTTCGCGGCCGAGCAGATCGTGCACGCCGAAAAGGCCGGGCTCGATTCCGCGTGGATCGCCCAGCATCATTTCCACGAGCGCGAAGGCGGCCTGCCGTCGCCCTTCACCTTTCTCGGCTATGTCGCAGCCCAAACCTCGCGCATCCGCCTCGGCACCGGCATCGTCACGCTGCCGCTGGAGAACGCGGTGCGGGTGGCGGAGGACGCAGCCGTGCTCGATCTCCTCTGCAACGGGCGCTTCGAGCTCGGCGTCGGCACCGGCGGCAATCCCTCGGCCTTTGCCGCCTTCGGCCTGGACAGCGCCCAGCGCAACGATATCTTTGCGCGCAATCTGGAGGTCGTCCGCACCGCCCTGGTCGGCAAGCCGCTCGAAGGCGGCGATACGATCTATCCGCAACGGCCGCAATTGGACAAGCGGATCTGGCAGGCGACGTTCTCGGTCGCGGGCGGCGCGCGTGCGGGCAAGGCCGGCGATGGCCTGCTGTTGTCGCGCACCCAGCCGCGGACCAAGGAAGCGCCGAAGGCGACGCTGGCCGAGATCCAGAATCCGGTGATCGATGCCTATCTGGAAGCGCTGCCCAAGGGGGCCGAACCCCGCATCATGGCTTCGCGCAGTGTCTTCGTCGCCGACGATCATCGCGAGGCGTTGCGACTTGCCGATATCGGTCTGCGCCGCGCGCTGCCGCAGTTCATGAAGGGCGGTCACCTTCCGCCGGGCGAGACGCTCGAGGAGATGATCCAGGCGTTCGACACCCATGTCGGCGATGCCGACCACGTCATCACCTCGCTGCGGGCCGATGCGACGCTGGAGCGGGTGACGGATCTCGTCTTCCAGGTGCATTCGGTCGATGCCCCGCATCCCCATGTCCTGCGTTCGATCGATCTGGTCGCGGAGAAGGTCGCGCCGGCGCTGGGCTGGATCCGCACCGCGCCCGATGTGGCGCTGGCGGGCTGA